A window of the Dyadobacter pollutisoli genome harbors these coding sequences:
- a CDS encoding type II toxin-antitoxin system VapC family toxin, with amino-acid sequence MSNSNQIFIDSSILVEFKKHSKPELLLRLLSMPDLELVINPIVLSEYTFYLLAIQGEKSPRSVKESQEIKKILSQDRPEAFLSIFKVLSNGNEIIPKYLELMGTYNLLPNDALILATCKLHGIRKLATFDVTDFTRACSAENIQLIQRVSDLKV; translated from the coding sequence ATGAGCAATAGCAATCAGATTTTCATCGACAGTTCAATTCTTGTTGAATTTAAGAAACATTCAAAACCAGAACTCCTTCTGCGTCTTTTATCTATGCCGGATCTTGAACTGGTAATCAATCCTATTGTGCTTAGCGAATACACTTTTTATCTGCTCGCTATCCAAGGTGAAAAGTCTCCAAGATCTGTCAAAGAAAGCCAGGAAATCAAAAAAATATTATCACAAGATCGGCCAGAGGCATTCTTGTCCATTTTTAAGGTCTTATCAAATGGCAATGAAATTATTCCAAAATATCTGGAATTGATGGGTACCTATAACCTTTTGCCCAATGACGCACTGATTCTCGCTACCTGCAAACTTCATGGCATTAGAAAGCTTGCCACTTTTGATGTGACTGATTTCACTCGGGCATGTTCAGCTGAGAACATCCAGCTTATTCAACGAGTCTCGGACCTTAAAGTCTAA
- a CDS encoding outer membrane protein assembly factor, translating into MLLISPGRVSASGLLQAEYGQDTLSRSDSVRKVMQKDIIDVFRQLKNKNKSDSSVRVTKIRSGKPIISVVPAAGYTLSSGLTGSINVNTAFYTSDPKTTNISSITTNFIYTEYKQMTIPVQANIWTRNNNYNFIVDWRFFKYPQDTYGLGSDSKLTDAVGLEFKHLRMHQSVLKRIGKSFFVGAGFFFDKRWDITRELDPESKNEDIEKYGLGQKSSSTGPAAIVSYDSRTNSINPLKGLYTNVQLRANMKTLGSTNSWQSLVVDIRKYFNLPRGSQNTLAFWNYNWLTVGGKPPYLDLPSTGWDPSNNIGRGYIQGRFRSTNLLYFESEYRFALTKNGLFGGVLFANAQSVSDWPSKNFKKVSPAGGFGIRIKVNKTSGANIAIDYGFGMDGSRGLFVNLGEVF; encoded by the coding sequence ATGCTACTGATCTCGCCTGGCAGGGTTTCAGCTAGTGGTTTGTTGCAGGCTGAATATGGCCAGGATACACTTTCCCGCAGCGATTCGGTAAGGAAAGTAATGCAAAAAGACATTATCGATGTTTTCAGGCAATTGAAAAATAAGAATAAGTCGGATTCGTCTGTTCGGGTTACCAAAATTCGATCGGGCAAGCCGATAATTTCGGTCGTGCCGGCGGCTGGTTATACATTATCGTCAGGATTGACGGGCTCGATCAATGTTAATACTGCTTTTTACACCAGCGACCCTAAAACGACCAATATTTCCAGTATCACGACCAATTTTATTTACACAGAATACAAACAAATGACGATCCCCGTACAGGCGAACATCTGGACGAGGAATAATAACTACAATTTTATCGTCGATTGGCGTTTTTTCAAATATCCTCAGGATACCTACGGCTTAGGCTCGGATTCGAAATTGACGGATGCTGTCGGGCTGGAATTTAAGCACCTGCGTATGCATCAGTCAGTGTTGAAGAGAATTGGGAAGTCATTTTTTGTGGGGGCAGGCTTTTTCTTTGATAAGCGCTGGGATATAACCAGAGAATTGGACCCCGAAAGCAAAAATGAAGACATTGAGAAGTATGGACTGGGGCAGAAATCCTCTTCTACCGGCCCAGCAGCCATTGTTTCTTACGATAGCAGGACGAATTCGATCAATCCGTTGAAAGGCTTATATACCAATGTACAGCTCAGGGCAAATATGAAGACGCTAGGAAGTACAAACAGCTGGCAGTCCCTCGTGGTAGACATCAGGAAATACTTCAACTTGCCGCGAGGAAGTCAAAATACGCTGGCGTTCTGGAACTACAACTGGCTGACTGTAGGAGGAAAGCCGCCCTACCTGGATTTGCCCAGCACCGGATGGGACCCGTCGAATAACATCGGTCGTGGATACATTCAAGGCCGCTTTCGAAGTACAAATCTTCTGTATTTTGAATCTGAATATCGCTTTGCACTGACCAAAAACGGGCTGTTCGGCGGCGTATTATTTGCAAATGCTCAAAGTGTTTCAGACTGGCCATCAAAAAATTTCAAAAAAGTCTCACCAGCTGGCGGTTTCGGAATCAGGATCAAGGTCAACAAAACATCCGGCGCCAACATTGCGATTGATTACGGCTTCGGTATGGATGGGTCGCGGGGGTTGTTTGTGAATTTGGGGGAGGTGTTTTAG
- a CDS encoding 5-formyltetrahydrofolate cyclo-ligase yields MDKALLRKDFLMKRIRLTQEEASIKTDLIIKNLLQSLELLAFETVHIFLPQLGKNEIDTWKIIPQLRISFPDVSIAVPYVIPGTREMEHCLLDSQTILIPNQWKIPEPDPQSSKIIYPENIDVVLVPLLAFDLKGYRVGYGGGYYDRFLAQCRPDTIRIGLSYFGPVDEIGDIDPYDVPLHYCITPGQTYQF; encoded by the coding sequence ATGGACAAAGCTTTATTGCGAAAGGATTTTCTGATGAAAAGAATCCGTCTGACGCAGGAAGAAGCTTCCATTAAAACTGATCTCATCATAAAAAACCTGCTGCAAAGTCTCGAATTACTGGCCTTTGAAACGGTTCACATTTTCCTGCCGCAACTCGGTAAAAATGAAATTGACACCTGGAAAATCATCCCGCAACTTCGCATTTCATTCCCGGACGTAAGCATCGCTGTTCCCTACGTGATTCCCGGCACGAGGGAAATGGAGCATTGCCTACTTGATTCCCAAACTATCCTGATTCCTAACCAATGGAAAATCCCGGAGCCTGATCCCCAGTCTTCTAAGATCATCTATCCTGAAAATATCGACGTCGTGCTGGTACCATTGCTGGCATTCGATCTGAAAGGGTATCGGGTAGGTTATGGGGGCGGTTATTATGATCGTTTTTTAGCTCAATGTCGCCCTGATACAATCAGAATCGGTCTTTCCTATTTTGGTCCGGTGGATGAAATTGGAGATATCGATCCGTATGATGTGCCGCTGCATTACTGCATTACGCCGGGTCAAACGTATCAGTTCTAA
- a CDS encoding NADP-dependent isocitrate dehydrogenase, which yields MSKIKVANPVVELDGDEMTRIIWKFIKEKLILPYLDVDIKYYDLGVEYRDETNDQVTIDAANAIKEYGVGIKCATITPDEDRVTEFNLKQMWKSPNGTIRNILDGTVFREPIVMSNVPRLVTNWTAPIIVGRHAFGDQYKATDFVVPGKGKLTIKFEGEDGQVIEHEVYQFKGAGVAMGMYNIDESIRGFAHACFNVALGKGWPLYLSTKNTILKKYDGRFKDIFQEVYEQEYAGKVHYEHRLIDDMVASALKWEGNFVWACKNYDGDVQSDTVAQGFGSLGLMTSVLVTPDGKTMEAEAAHGTVTRHYREHQKGKPTSTNPIASIFAWTRGLAFRGKLDDNQPLIDFCLALEKVCIETVESGQMTKDLAVGIYGNDVKHGDHYLYTEEFLEAIDTNLKAALA from the coding sequence ATGAGCAAAATTAAAGTTGCCAATCCCGTAGTGGAACTTGACGGGGACGAAATGACCAGGATTATCTGGAAGTTTATCAAAGAAAAACTGATTTTACCATATCTGGATGTAGATATCAAGTATTACGATTTAGGTGTGGAGTATCGCGACGAAACCAATGACCAGGTTACAATCGACGCTGCTAATGCGATCAAAGAATACGGTGTTGGTATCAAATGTGCTACCATCACTCCTGATGAAGACCGCGTAACAGAATTCAACCTGAAACAAATGTGGAAATCTCCAAACGGAACGATCCGTAACATTTTGGATGGTACAGTGTTCCGTGAGCCAATCGTAATGAGTAACGTTCCTCGTTTGGTAACCAACTGGACAGCTCCTATCATTGTTGGCCGTCACGCTTTTGGAGATCAGTATAAGGCAACAGATTTTGTTGTTCCTGGAAAAGGAAAGTTGACCATTAAGTTCGAAGGAGAAGACGGACAAGTGATCGAGCACGAAGTTTATCAGTTCAAAGGAGCTGGTGTTGCAATGGGAATGTACAACATTGACGAGTCGATCCGTGGTTTTGCACATGCTTGTTTCAATGTGGCTTTGGGCAAAGGATGGCCTTTGTACCTTTCTACTAAAAATACAATCCTTAAAAAATACGACGGTCGTTTCAAGGATATTTTCCAGGAAGTTTACGAGCAGGAATATGCAGGTAAAGTTCACTACGAGCACCGTTTGATCGATGACATGGTAGCTTCTGCATTGAAATGGGAAGGTAACTTCGTCTGGGCTTGTAAAAACTACGATGGTGACGTTCAGTCTGATACCGTAGCACAAGGTTTTGGTTCATTGGGTCTGATGACTTCTGTTTTGGTTACGCCTGATGGCAAAACAATGGAAGCAGAAGCAGCGCACGGGACAGTGACACGTCACTACCGCGAGCATCAAAAAGGAAAACCAACTTCTACTAACCCAATCGCATCCATCTTCGCATGGACACGTGGTTTGGCGTTCCGTGGCAAGCTTGACGACAACCAACCATTGATCGATTTCTGTTTGGCACTTGAAAAAGTGTGTATCGAAACTGTGGAAAGTGGTCAAATGACTAAGGATTTGGCTGTTGGTATTTATGGCAATGACGTGAAACACGGCGATCATTACCTTTATACAGAAGAATTCCTTGAAGCTATCGATACCAATTTGAAAGCTGCATTGGCATAA
- a CDS encoding pyridoxal phosphate-dependent aminotransferase has translation MSAVAEQTQVEPRLADRINALEESSTLAMTKMARELAAQGHKVISLSVGEPDFKTPAHICEAAKKAIDDGFHGYSPVAGYPDLRKAIADKLKRDNNIDWKPENIVVSTGAKHSLANVIQVLINPGDEVVIFAPYWVSYSEMVKLAEGKSVIIDGAFDNDFKVTATQLEAAITPRTKIVMYASPNNPTGAVYSEQELREIAAVLEKHDDIYVLADEIYEYINFTEEGHFSIGSIPALKDRVITVNGVAKGYAMTGWRIGFIAATKWIADGVEKLQGQVTSGTNSIAQKAATAAFNGTMEPSIEMAKAYQRRRDLVVGLLREIPGFKVNMPQGAFYAFPDVSYYFGKSDGTTTINGSDDFANWLLNNSFVSTVAGSGFGAPDCIRISTAAADEALVEAVQRIKDAVATLK, from the coding sequence ATGTCCGCAGTAGCAGAGCAAACCCAGGTGGAACCACGGTTGGCCGACCGCATCAACGCCCTCGAAGAATCTTCGACGCTGGCGATGACCAAAATGGCTCGTGAATTGGCCGCCCAAGGCCACAAAGTAATCAGTCTGAGCGTGGGAGAGCCGGACTTCAAGACGCCCGCACACATTTGCGAGGCTGCTAAAAAGGCCATCGATGATGGTTTTCATGGTTATTCACCGGTAGCAGGCTATCCTGATCTGCGAAAGGCTATTGCTGATAAGTTAAAGCGCGACAATAATATAGATTGGAAACCTGAAAATATAGTGGTTTCTACGGGTGCGAAGCATTCACTAGCCAATGTGATCCAGGTTTTGATCAACCCGGGAGATGAGGTTGTAATTTTTGCTCCTTACTGGGTTAGTTACTCCGAAATGGTGAAATTGGCCGAGGGTAAATCTGTCATTATAGATGGTGCCTTTGACAATGACTTCAAAGTAACGGCAACACAGCTGGAAGCAGCGATTACGCCGCGCACTAAAATTGTAATGTATGCGTCTCCAAACAATCCGACCGGAGCCGTATATTCTGAGCAGGAACTGAGAGAAATCGCAGCGGTACTTGAAAAACATGATGACATTTATGTTTTGGCCGACGAGATTTATGAATATATCAATTTCACGGAAGAAGGACATTTCAGCATTGGGTCTATCCCAGCATTGAAAGACCGCGTGATCACTGTGAATGGTGTAGCGAAAGGTTACGCGATGACAGGGTGGAGAATCGGTTTTATTGCTGCAACAAAATGGATCGCCGATGGTGTTGAAAAATTGCAGGGCCAGGTAACTTCCGGAACCAACTCTATCGCTCAAAAAGCAGCAACCGCAGCTTTCAATGGAACAATGGAGCCGTCCATAGAAATGGCAAAAGCTTACCAACGTCGCCGCGACCTGGTTGTAGGTTTGTTGAGAGAGATTCCAGGATTCAAAGTGAATATGCCGCAGGGAGCGTTTTATGCATTTCCTGATGTAAGCTACTACTTCGGAAAATCGGATGGAACTACTACCATCAATGGTTCTGACGACTTTGCGAACTGGTTGCTAAACAATTCGTTCGTATCCACAGTTGCCGGCTCCGGATTCGGGGCACCGGATTGTATCCGTATCTCAACTGCTGCCGCTGACGAGGCGTTGGTAGAAGCGGTACAACGCATTAAGGACGCAGTAGCAACTTTAAAATAA